The sequence CCGTGCGGCGCGCGCTTCGGGCCGCGTGTCGTCATAGCGGTAGGACACGGCGCCGGCGCCCTGCGGCACCACGACGAGTGCTACCTCGCCGGTGCGCAATGCCTGCGCGGCGGCGCTGTCGTCGAGCAGATCGACATTGAGCGACGAATCGCTGCGTAAGGCTGCCGCGAGCGGCGCCGCACCCGGCGCGGTGGACAACACCGCGACGTGCTGCTTTTCCGCGGGCCGATTCCGGAACGCGATGCCGAGTCCGGCTGCGAGCAGCACCGGGAAGACGAAGACCCAGAAAACCGCCTCCGGCTCGCGCAAGAACTCGCGGTAGCGCACGAGCGTGAGCTGCACCAACGAGCTGTCGCGAACGCCGCGCGGCTTTCGCGGCGCTCGGGCCTGGCTCTCCCGTGCGGGCGGGGCGAGCGTCGTCTCAGTCATCGCGCAAATGCCGTCCGGTGAGCGACACGAACACATCCTCCAGCGTGGCCGAGTGCGTCTGCAACTCGTTCATCTCGATGCCGCGCTGGGTAAGCGCAGCGAGCAAGGCCGGCACGACGCGGTGCAGCTCCGAGACATCCAGTTGGAAGCCGCCATTCTCGGCGCGCGCATCGAGGACGCCGTCGATGGCGCGCAACGCCGAGAGATCGATTCGGGCGGCCTGCGATGCCGAGAACGTCACCACATGCTCTGCGCGCCGGGCGCGGATCAACTCGCGCGGCGTGCCGAGCGCGATCACCTTGCCGTGGTCCATGATCGCGACGCGATCGCAGAGGCGTTCGGCCTCATCCATATAGTGGGTGGTGAGGACGATTGTTCGGCCGGCAGCGCGGAACTGCTCGATGAGATCCCAGAGCTGTCGCCGCGCCTGCGGATCGAGTCCCGTGGTTGGTTCATCGAGGAAAAGCAGATCAGGGTCGCCGACCAGCGCGCAGGCAAGGGCGAGCCGCTGCTTCTGACCACCGGACAGACCGCCGACGCGCGAGTGCTGCTTCTCCTCGAGCTGCACGAGCGCGATGACATCGGACACCTCTCGTCCTTCGCGAAAGAAGGACCGAAAGAGTCGCACCGTTTCCTCGACGGTGAGTTTTTCGGAGAGCTGCGTCTCCTGCAGCTGGATTCCGAGGCGCTCGCGGAGCTCGCGCGGCTGTTCGGTCCACCGGCGGCCCAGGACGATGACATCGCCGCTGTCGGGACTAGTGAGGCCTTCGCAGATCTCGATGGTGGTGGTTTTGCCGGCGCCGTTGGGTCCGAGGAGGCCGAAGCACTCACCCGCGCGCACGTCGAGGTCGAGGCCATCGACGGCCACGACATCCGGATACGACTTGCGGAGGGATCGGATCGTGAGGGACATGGGCGCGGCCAAAGGGACGCGAAATATAGCGGGGGCAAGGAGAGAGGAAGTGGGAGCGGGCGCGGCCAGCGGCCGGCGGCGAGCGCGCGTCTCGCGCGGGGCGCGACCCGGGCGCCAGATTGCGTGAGAGGCTATCGACCGGACTTGTGAGGGAGCGCGGATTGGATACTTTATCCCGGAGCTGCCAATTGAAGCAGCGTGGCTGCGACGACCGTTCACCGTTAGGCAGCGAGCGCACATGATCAACCCACCGGCACCCAGGTCCGGCATCCGCACCGATGGCGCGGCGGGCACGCTTGCGCCTCGGGCCCCGGCGGGCGCGCCGATCGAACGATTCACCCTGGCCGGCGCGACTCTCCAGGCGATCCGGGAGCGCATTCTTTCCGGTGCCTATGCGGAGGGCGATCCGCTTCGGCAGGATGCGATTGCCGCTGAGCTGGGTGTGAGCCGCATACCGGTGCGCGAGGCGCTGCGGCAGCTAGAAGTCGAGGGACTGGTTACATTCAGTCCCCATCGTGGCGCTGTAGTGTCAACATTTTCGCTCGCGGAAATCGAAGAACTATTCGAGCTGCGGGCGCAGATCGAAGCGGATCTGGTGCGCCGAGCGGTGCCGAGGATGACGCCGCCAGACTTCGCGCGGGCGGAGGAAGTACTGGACGCATACGATTCCGCATTTCGGCGGCGAGACATCGCCGCTTGGGGTGAGCTCAACTGGCATCTGCACTCGACTGTGCTGGCGCCGGCGCAGCGACC comes from Gemmatimonadaceae bacterium and encodes:
- a CDS encoding ABC transporter ATP-binding protein, which translates into the protein MSLTIRSLRKSYPDVVAVDGLDLDVRAGECFGLLGPNGAGKTTTIEICEGLTSPDSGDVIVLGRRWTEQPRELRERLGIQLQETQLSEKLTVEETVRLFRSFFREGREVSDVIALVQLEEKQHSRVGGLSGGQKQRLALACALVGDPDLLFLDEPTTGLDPQARRQLWDLIEQFRAAGRTIVLTTHYMDEAERLCDRVAIMDHGKVIALGTPRELIRARRAEHVVTFSASQAARIDLSALRAIDGVLDARAENGGFQLDVSELHRVVPALLAALTQRGIEMNELQTHSATLEDVFVSLTGRHLRDD
- a CDS encoding GntR family transcriptional regulator; the protein is MINPPAPRSGIRTDGAAGTLAPRAPAGAPIERFTLAGATLQAIRERILSGAYAEGDPLRQDAIAAELGVSRIPVREALRQLEVEGLVTFSPHRGAVVSTFSLAEIEELFELRAQIEADLVRRAVPRMTPPDFARAEEVLDAYDSAFRRRDIAAWGELNWHLHSTVLAPAQRPLTLGIAERLHRHAERYARMQLALTHGESRASEEHRAIVTAARRHNADRAAQLMGTHITGAGRSLIRFLRERRGEG